CATGCGCACCAGGAAGCCATGGGTACGGGCGCGACGGGTCTTGGAAGCTTGGTAAGTGCGTTTCATGTTGGAACCTCTAAAGGCGTCTAATCAATGCGAAGAGCGCTAACAGCGCCTGGGGGCTCCGGACAAGAAACG
This genomic stretch from Roseateles sp. DAIF2 harbors:
- the rpmH gene encoding 50S ribosomal protein L34 — encoded protein: MKRTYQASKTRRARTHGFLVRMKTRGGRAVINARRAKGRKRLAV